Proteins co-encoded in one Apteryx mantelli isolate bAptMan1 chromosome 4, bAptMan1.hap1, whole genome shotgun sequence genomic window:
- the LOC136991941 gene encoding olfactory receptor 4S2-like has product MENVSSVKEFILLGLSKNQGVQKICFVVFLFFYSVTVAGNLLIVVTVVSSQRLNSPMYFFLCHLSIADICFSSVTAPKMIADFLVEKKTISFGGCMAQLFTAHFFGCAEIFILTVMAYDRYFAICRPLHYTTLMTRRVCGWMVMGSWVGGFVHSLVQTLVTVSLPFCGPNKIDHYCCDVHPLLQLACTDTYVAGIIVVANGGMIALVSFFILVTSYIVILLSLKRRTSEGRYKALSTCGSHITVVILFFGPCTFIYIRPSSNLSEDKRVAVFFSIITPMLNPLIYTLRNEEMKSAMRKLWNR; this is encoded by the coding sequence atggagaatgtaagcagtgtgaaggaattcattcttctgggcctttcaaagaaccaaggggtgcagaaaatatgttttgtggtgtttttgttcttctatagtgttactgtggcaggaaatctgctcatcgttgtcactgtagttagcagtcaacgtctgaactcccccatgtatttctttctctgccacctgtccattgcagatatttgcttctcttctgtcacagctcccaaaatgattgctgacttccttgttgagaagaaaaccatttcctttgggggttgcatggcacagttATTCACggcacatttctttggctgcgctgagatcttcatcctcacagtgatggcctatgatcgctactttgccatatgcagacccctgcactacaccaccctcatgaccaggcgtgtgtgtggctggatggtgatgggttcatgggtggggggctttgtgcactccctggtgcagaccctcgtaaccgttagcctccctttttgtggtcccaacaaaattgaccactactgttgtgatgtccatcccctactacaactggcctgtaccgacacctatgttgcaggcatcattgttgttgccaatggtggaatgattgctttggtctctttcttcatcctggtcacgtcctacattgtcattttgttatccttgaaaaggcgaacgtccgaagggcgatacaaagccctctccacctgtgggtcccacattactgtggtgattctcttctttgggccatgcacattcatctacatacgcccatccagcaatctctcggaggacaagagggtagctgtgtttttcagtatcatcacacccatgctgaatccactcatctacacgctgagaaatgaggagatgaaaagtgccatgagaaaactgtggaataga